One window from the genome of Candidatus Eisenbacteria bacterium encodes:
- a CDS encoding ABC transporter ATP-binding protein encodes MSSAPATAAPLVEVEHLRRDFGAFRAVDDVTLSVDRGEIFGFLGPNGAGKTTTIRMLCGLLRPSAGRGTVAGHDLLTGTERIKRNVGYMSQSFSLYAELTVDQNIEFFAALNGVPRAERAARRDWVLAMSGLAGHRDQRTSDLPLGWKQRLALGTAVLHRPLMLLLDEPTSGVDPISRRTFWDLIQDLAAAGTTVLVSTHYMQEAEYCGRLALMNRGRLIALGRPAELRRGLREPVVEVRVTNGPEVVAALRGAPGVRSAGLFGRAVHLTLSGEDALPGIQERLAARGVPRGSLRRIEPTLEHVFLSAVQASGGVVDG; translated from the coding sequence GTGAGTTCGGCCCCGGCCACCGCCGCCCCTCTCGTCGAGGTCGAACACCTCCGCCGGGATTTCGGCGCGTTCCGGGCCGTGGACGACGTCACGCTGTCGGTGGATCGCGGCGAGATCTTCGGCTTCCTCGGACCCAACGGCGCCGGCAAGACCACGACGATCCGCATGCTGTGCGGGCTGCTTCGCCCCAGCGCCGGGCGCGGCACCGTCGCGGGTCACGACCTGCTCACCGGAACCGAGCGGATCAAGCGCAACGTCGGCTACATGTCGCAGTCGTTCTCGCTCTACGCCGAGCTGACGGTGGACCAGAACATCGAGTTCTTCGCCGCCCTGAACGGCGTGCCCCGGGCGGAACGCGCGGCGCGTCGCGACTGGGTGCTGGCGATGTCCGGCCTCGCCGGACATCGCGACCAGCGGACGTCGGACCTTCCGCTGGGCTGGAAGCAGCGACTCGCGCTCGGCACCGCCGTGCTCCATCGCCCGCTCATGCTGCTGCTCGACGAGCCCACCTCGGGCGTGGATCCGATCTCCCGGCGCACGTTCTGGGATCTGATCCAGGACCTCGCGGCCGCGGGAACGACGGTGCTCGTCAGCACGCACTACATGCAGGAGGCCGAGTATTGCGGCCGCCTCGCGCTCATGAATCGCGGCCGGCTCATCGCGCTCGGCCGGCCCGCGGAGCTCAGGCGCGGGCTGCGCGAACCCGTCGTCGAGGTGCGGGTGACGAACGGCCCCGAGGTCGTCGCCGCCCTGCGGGGCGCGCCCGGGGTGCGGTCCGCCGGGCTGTTCGGCCGCGCCGTGCACCTGACGCTCAGCGGCGAGGACGCCCTGCCCGGAATCCAGGAACGCCTCGCGGCGCGCGGCGTCCCGCGGGGTTCGCTTCGCCGGATCGAACCGACGCTCGAGCACGTGTTCCTCTCCGCCGTCCAGGCCTCGGGCGGGGTCGTGGATGGCTGA
- a CDS encoding endonuclease produces the protein MCDRGRGPTIFGQLESPQAADPSPDSRKEAPALRPTRALALAALSALILGAAPAKADLILSELCDPKVGYQTDRFIEIYNTGPGSMDLTGWSVVAIANGVDACTWPLSGTLPAGQARVCGHTSTSVPFVVNFQNPIWNTYTSQVGAYNWNGGSNDGAKLISPGSVVVDLIGNPGAVFTDGHLVRNASVTTGSPSYVASEWTYSAVNLATDATPGTHNGSTPPPGGPVISNVVIFPASPAANDPVSVNASVVDTSGAIASVTLDWGPSAGSLTNHIAMSLVADSTYAGDSPIPGQAAGATVHYRVTAVGASATSQSPTASYAIPGAGGSPPAVLSVGEMSDSTLLVIFSEPVEETSAEAPANYVVDGLVAVNAARDGANTSWVTITVRNLPAGSRTLTVSGVADLGGSTAFGATCAFNYVDVRIPAGYYDGIVGLKGSALRWALHERIKNHTVRSYSYVLTAFATTDVKWNGKIWDVYSDIPGGTPPYEYAIGQTGQGATEGLGYNREHSFPQSWFGGASPMYSDIFHLYPTDAKVNGYRANYAYGAVAVPTTTSWNGSKLGPSASPGFTGTVFEPIDPFKGDLVRSQFYMATRYLGEDAGWPGSDSFDGAEMKPWAVAQYLDWAANDPVSWKERMRNGAVYVLQGNRNPFIDHPEFVAAIWDSNSVTGVEPPAGPLAVRLSPAYPNPARSGANLTFDLPATQEASLEVFDIQGHRVTTLASGRLAAGSHAVVWSGRDDAGRTVSNGIYFVRLSSGGLALTRRLTWLN, from the coding sequence TTGTGCGATCGGGGCCGAGGGCCCACAATCTTCGGCCAACTCGAGAGTCCGCAGGCGGCGGACCCGTCCCCCGATTCGAGAAAGGAAGCCCCGGCCCTGCGTCCCACCCGTGCTCTTGCCCTCGCCGCGCTTTCCGCGCTCATTCTCGGCGCCGCGCCCGCGAAAGCGGACCTGATCCTTTCCGAACTGTGCGATCCCAAGGTCGGCTACCAGACCGACCGCTTCATCGAGATCTACAACACCGGCCCGGGGTCCATGGACCTGACCGGCTGGTCGGTCGTCGCCATCGCCAACGGCGTGGACGCCTGCACCTGGCCGCTCTCGGGAACGCTGCCCGCCGGGCAGGCCCGCGTCTGCGGGCACACTTCGACGTCCGTCCCGTTCGTCGTCAACTTCCAGAACCCGATCTGGAACACGTACACGTCGCAGGTCGGCGCCTACAACTGGAACGGCGGTTCGAACGACGGGGCGAAGCTGATTTCGCCGGGCAGCGTCGTCGTGGACCTGATCGGCAACCCCGGCGCGGTGTTCACCGACGGCCATCTCGTCCGCAACGCTTCGGTGACCACCGGTTCGCCGTCGTATGTCGCTTCGGAGTGGACCTACTCGGCCGTCAACCTGGCCACCGACGCGACACCGGGGACCCACAACGGATCCACGCCCCCGCCCGGCGGCCCGGTCATCTCGAACGTCGTGATCTTCCCCGCCTCGCCGGCCGCGAACGATCCCGTCAGCGTCAACGCCAGCGTCGTGGACACGAGCGGCGCGATCGCCTCGGTGACGCTCGACTGGGGACCTTCGGCCGGCTCGCTGACGAATCACATCGCGATGTCGCTGGTCGCGGACAGCACCTACGCGGGCGACTCGCCGATTCCCGGACAGGCGGCCGGCGCGACGGTCCACTACCGCGTCACGGCGGTCGGCGCGAGCGCGACCTCGCAGTCGCCGACCGCCAGCTACGCGATTCCCGGCGCCGGCGGCTCGCCGCCCGCGGTGCTGTCGGTGGGCGAGATGAGCGACTCGACCCTGCTCGTCATCTTCAGCGAGCCGGTCGAGGAGACGAGCGCCGAGGCCCCCGCGAACTACGTGGTGGACGGGCTCGTGGCCGTGAACGCCGCGCGCGACGGAGCGAACACCTCGTGGGTCACGATCACGGTGCGCAACCTGCCCGCCGGCTCGCGCACGCTGACCGTCAGCGGAGTCGCCGACCTCGGCGGCTCGACCGCCTTCGGCGCGACCTGCGCGTTCAACTACGTGGACGTGCGCATTCCGGCCGGCTACTACGACGGCATCGTCGGACTGAAGGGCTCGGCCCTGCGCTGGGCGCTGCACGAGCGGATCAAGAACCACACGGTGCGCAGCTACTCGTACGTGCTGACGGCGTTCGCGACGACCGACGTCAAGTGGAACGGCAAGATCTGGGACGTCTATTCCGACATTCCCGGCGGCACGCCCCCCTACGAATACGCCATCGGCCAGACGGGTCAGGGCGCGACCGAAGGGCTCGGGTACAACCGGGAGCACTCGTTCCCGCAGTCGTGGTTCGGCGGCGCCTCGCCCATGTACTCGGACATCTTCCACCTCTACCCGACGGACGCGAAGGTGAACGGCTATCGCGCCAACTACGCCTACGGCGCCGTCGCGGTGCCGACCACGACCTCGTGGAACGGCAGCAAGCTCGGACCGAGCGCCTCACCGGGCTTCACGGGAACCGTGTTCGAGCCGATCGACCCCTTCAAGGGCGACCTCGTCCGCAGCCAGTTCTACATGGCGACCCGCTACCTGGGCGAGGATGCCGGCTGGCCGGGCAGCGATTCGTTCGACGGCGCCGAGATGAAGCCGTGGGCGGTGGCCCAGTATCTCGACTGGGCCGCGAACGATCCGGTGAGCTGGAAGGAACGCATGCGCAACGGCGCGGTCTACGTCCTGCAGGGCAACCGCAATCCGTTCATCGATCATCCGGAGTTCGTCGCCGCGATCTGGGACTCGAACTCGGTGACCGGCGTGGAGCCGCCCGCCGGGCCGCTGGCCGTGCGTCTTTCACCCGCGTACCCGAATCCCGCACGGTCCGGAGCGAACCTGACGTTCGACCTGCCCGCGACGCAGGAAGCGAGCCTCGAGGTGTTCGACATTCAGGGACACCGCGTGACGACGCTCGCTTCGGGCCGTCTTGCCGCCGGTTCCCACGCGGTCGTCTGGTCGGGCCGCGACGACGCAGGGCGCACCGTGTCGAACGGCATTTACTTCGTACGCCTCAGCTCCGGCGGCCTCGCGCTGACGCGCCGGCTCACCTGGTTGAACTGA
- a CDS encoding HlyD family efflux transporter periplasmic adaptor subunit, whose protein sequence is MIPRRGPWLAALLVLAVLLAIGFAILRGRGGAGPLVATGTVEATDAALGFTVPGRLEGLRVNEGDTVAAQEPIAWLDRSETRGRRDQAAAQVAAATAQLRELERGSRPEEIATARAAAQAAADRFAEAERDERRLRELRQRLVVSQQDLDRATTALELARSAKVQADEQRRLVELGPRRERIAAARASLAAARATLRALDATLAQMEVRAPFPGTISVRHHVPGEVLAAGAPVVTLLHRDDRWVRIYVPEDRIGAVRLGQPARITSDSFRARRYAGRVIAIASEAEFTPRTVQTREERVKLVYAVKVRITGDPAHDLKPGMPADVTLEGVAR, encoded by the coding sequence GTGATCCCCCGCCGCGGACCATGGCTGGCCGCGCTGCTCGTGCTCGCCGTCCTCCTGGCGATCGGGTTCGCGATCCTGCGTGGCCGCGGCGGCGCCGGGCCCCTGGTCGCCACGGGAACCGTCGAGGCGACCGACGCGGCGCTCGGCTTCACCGTGCCGGGTCGGCTCGAGGGCCTGCGCGTGAACGAGGGAGACACGGTCGCCGCGCAGGAGCCGATCGCCTGGCTGGACCGCTCCGAGACGCGTGGGCGGCGCGACCAGGCCGCGGCCCAGGTGGCGGCCGCGACCGCCCAGTTGCGCGAGCTCGAGCGCGGCTCGCGTCCCGAGGAGATCGCCACCGCACGCGCGGCCGCGCAGGCGGCGGCCGACCGGTTCGCGGAGGCCGAACGGGACGAGCGTCGCCTGCGCGAGCTGCGCCAGCGGCTGGTCGTGAGTCAGCAGGACCTCGACCGTGCCACGACCGCGCTCGAACTCGCGCGCAGCGCGAAGGTGCAGGCCGACGAGCAGCGCCGGCTCGTGGAGCTCGGGCCACGGCGCGAGAGGATCGCGGCCGCCCGCGCCTCGCTGGCGGCCGCTCGGGCGACGCTGCGCGCGCTGGATGCGACGCTCGCCCAGATGGAGGTGCGCGCCCCGTTTCCCGGCACGATCAGCGTCCGTCACCACGTGCCGGGCGAGGTGCTGGCCGCCGGCGCTCCGGTCGTCACGCTGCTGCACCGCGACGATCGCTGGGTGCGCATCTACGTCCCCGAGGACCGGATCGGCGCCGTGCGCCTCGGGCAGCCGGCCCGCATCACCTCCGACTCGTTCCGCGCCCGCCGCTACGCGGGCCGCGTGATCGCGATCGCTTCCGAAGCGGAGTTCACGCCCCGGACGGTCCAGACACGCGAGGAGCGCGTGAAGCTGGTGTACGCGGTCAAGGTCCGCATCACCGGCGATCCCGCCCACGACCTCAAACCCGGCATGCCGGCCGACGTGACGCTCGAGGGAGTGGCCCGGTGA
- a CDS encoding TetR/AcrR family transcriptional regulator, with translation MRRVRRSGEERRDQIARAALGIVHEQGTGALSIASVAHRVGVAPSALYRHFPDKDAMLEHMIARLGSGVRANLERATAESKADALAALGALLTRHVAFLLENRGFPLLLFSDLVLQHAGRRSTMLATLDHFRDTITGLVREGQRQGAVRRDADPEAAAFVFLGLFMPAGVHWHLAGGRTDLTGTVRRAWSIYLAGIRAPRKPAARRHAARRPRPQRRSA, from the coding sequence ATGAGGCGAGTTCGCAGAAGCGGCGAGGAACGACGCGACCAGATCGCCCGGGCGGCGCTCGGGATCGTCCACGAGCAGGGAACGGGGGCGCTGAGCATCGCCTCGGTGGCCCATCGCGTCGGCGTCGCGCCCTCGGCCCTGTACCGGCATTTCCCCGACAAGGACGCGATGCTCGAGCACATGATCGCGCGCCTCGGCTCCGGCGTGCGCGCCAATCTCGAGCGGGCGACGGCCGAATCGAAGGCCGACGCGCTCGCGGCGCTCGGAGCGCTGCTCACGCGCCACGTCGCGTTCCTGCTCGAGAACCGCGGCTTCCCCCTGCTCCTCTTTTCCGATCTCGTCCTGCAGCATGCCGGGCGTCGCTCGACGATGCTCGCGACGCTCGACCATTTTCGCGACACCATCACCGGGCTCGTGCGCGAGGGCCAGCGGCAGGGCGCCGTGCGGCGGGACGCCGATCCGGAGGCGGCGGCGTTCGTCTTCCTCGGTCTGTTCATGCCGGCCGGGGTCCACTGGCATCTGGCCGGCGGCCGCACGGATCTCACCGGCACCGTCCGCCGGGCGTGGTCCATCTATCTGGCCGGCATCCGGGCCCCGCGCAAGCCGGCCGCCCGCCGCCACGCCGCGCGCCGCCCGCGGCCGCAAAGGCGATCCGCGTGA
- a CDS encoding alpha-glucosidase C-terminal domain-containing protein, whose amino-acid sequence MRPRFLAFLLLAAALPALAAGPDRAGAAPLAGRDVRDDVFYQFMPIAWRDSDNDASRFGDFGGMTASLPYLKSLGVTAVWMNPIFASPAYHGYQHMPANLLNPWFGTEPQFLSFVSAAHAESVKVLLDFVAYHVSQNSTYFQDSHLNPASPYTGYLAYTNGSNSTFDGGSFTTWNGSTVGFIKWRLDNPAVTALIDGWCQHWMDPNGDGNPADGIDGWRLDHVLANEGWGYTTAWWQQWKDSLLAKNPSAFTVIEQADWGSYGGELLAGHDAAFTIPFMFASRAALSSESASGLYASMRATLASLPAGRTYVAVVGNHDVNRLASSTGDVAGRNRVAAAILMTQPFPPCIYYGDELGMRGSKGNWGTDAVDIPFREPFKWNAVAGPPMSNYFVLNSSAYNARAERDNDGRSVQEQTGVPGSLLETYRGLIALRRDHVALRRGGYAEVPSTSQAVWSFVRQTGGETLLVAINLAGSAQAMTLDLSGFELPGGSSPVRDIASGAWLAPITSANLGAYPLTIPAYGWVVLNANLTPGPPPPPSPWDGRAIPADFGATALRATQTAATEAGDNENELDQLFAKPTPTGLAVGITGNLDHTGTGLALFFDTVPGGQDPLASAWIPKPPYGPSDLDGLGFDAGFEPDVMLWINHYSGTQYVDRYTLEAGGGGSHRYVGNNLVNGGSPVLAGGDNANGMLAAFCDSNTAGVSGSDAEGAASATFGFEAIVPWADLALAGPGTELRMMAAIVGSNGFVTNQVLPPLGPGAASPGLPPLSLEAIAGAQYATIGTVLSVPGGPPDARVGVSAAPNPFRDSTLLRFELPHSARVRVDVLDVSGRRVRALGPRLLDAGAHAIRWDGRDDAGRDAGAGLFFVRIQLPGESPVARIARLR is encoded by the coding sequence ATGCGACCACGATTCCTCGCGTTCCTGCTGCTGGCCGCGGCGCTGCCGGCCCTCGCGGCCGGCCCCGACAGGGCCGGCGCCGCGCCGCTCGCCGGGCGCGACGTCCGCGACGACGTCTTCTACCAGTTCATGCCCATCGCCTGGCGCGATTCGGACAACGACGCCTCGCGCTTCGGCGACTTCGGCGGCATGACCGCCAGCCTGCCGTACCTGAAGTCGCTCGGCGTGACCGCGGTGTGGATGAACCCGATCTTCGCTTCGCCCGCCTACCACGGCTACCAGCACATGCCGGCGAACCTGCTCAACCCGTGGTTCGGCACCGAGCCGCAGTTCCTCTCGTTCGTCTCGGCCGCGCACGCCGAGAGCGTCAAGGTGCTGCTCGATTTCGTCGCCTATCACGTGTCGCAGAACAGCACGTATTTCCAGGACTCGCACCTGAACCCCGCCTCGCCGTACACGGGCTACCTCGCCTACACGAACGGCTCCAACTCGACCTTCGACGGGGGCTCGTTCACGACCTGGAACGGCTCGACGGTCGGCTTCATCAAGTGGCGACTCGACAACCCGGCGGTCACGGCGCTGATCGACGGCTGGTGCCAGCACTGGATGGATCCGAACGGCGACGGCAATCCGGCCGACGGCATCGACGGCTGGCGACTCGATCACGTGCTCGCGAACGAGGGCTGGGGCTACACCACCGCGTGGTGGCAGCAGTGGAAGGACTCGCTCCTGGCGAAGAACCCGTCGGCCTTCACGGTCATCGAGCAGGCCGACTGGGGATCGTACGGCGGCGAACTGCTGGCGGGGCACGACGCGGCGTTCACGATTCCCTTCATGTTCGCCTCGCGCGCGGCGCTTTCGTCCGAGTCGGCCTCGGGCCTTTACGCCTCGATGCGGGCCACCCTCGCCTCGCTGCCGGCGGGCAGGACCTACGTCGCCGTGGTCGGCAACCACGACGTGAACCGGCTCGCCTCGAGCACCGGCGACGTCGCGGGGCGCAACCGGGTGGCGGCCGCGATCCTCATGACGCAGCCGTTCCCGCCGTGCATCTACTACGGCGACGAGCTGGGCATGCGCGGGTCCAAGGGCAACTGGGGCACGGACGCCGTGGACATCCCGTTCCGCGAACCGTTCAAATGGAACGCCGTCGCCGGCCCGCCGATGTCGAACTACTTCGTGCTCAACTCGAGCGCCTACAACGCGCGCGCCGAGCGCGACAACGACGGCCGCTCGGTGCAGGAGCAGACCGGCGTCCCCGGTTCACTCCTCGAGACCTACCGGGGGCTGATCGCGCTGCGCCGGGATCACGTCGCCCTCCGGCGCGGGGGCTACGCGGAGGTCCCGAGCACCAGCCAGGCCGTGTGGTCCTTCGTGCGCCAGACCGGCGGCGAGACGCTGCTCGTCGCCATCAACCTCGCCGGCTCGGCGCAGGCGATGACGCTCGATCTCTCGGGCTTCGAGCTGCCCGGCGGCTCGTCGCCCGTGCGCGACATCGCCAGCGGGGCCTGGCTGGCCCCGATCACCTCCGCCAACCTCGGCGCCTATCCGCTCACGATCCCCGCGTACGGCTGGGTGGTCCTGAACGCGAACCTCACGCCGGGCCCACCGCCACCGCCGTCGCCGTGGGACGGGCGCGCGATTCCGGCGGACTTCGGCGCCACGGCCCTGCGGGCGACGCAGACGGCGGCGACGGAAGCCGGCGACAACGAGAACGAGTTGGACCAGCTGTTCGCGAAGCCGACGCCCACCGGCCTCGCCGTCGGAATCACCGGCAACCTTGACCACACCGGCACCGGGCTCGCGCTGTTCTTCGACACCGTCCCGGGCGGCCAGGACCCGCTCGCGAGCGCGTGGATCCCGAAACCGCCCTACGGGCCTTCCGATCTCGACGGCCTGGGGTTCGATGCCGGCTTCGAGCCGGACGTGATGCTGTGGATCAACCACTACTCGGGCACGCAGTACGTGGACCGCTACACGCTCGAGGCCGGCGGCGGAGGGAGCCACCGTTACGTCGGCAACAACCTCGTCAACGGCGGCTCACCGGTACTGGCGGGCGGCGACAACGCCAACGGCATGCTGGCCGCCTTCTGCGACAGCAACACGGCCGGCGTCAGCGGCTCGGATGCCGAGGGGGCGGCGAGCGCGACGTTCGGCTTCGAAGCGATCGTGCCGTGGGCCGACCTCGCGCTGGCCGGTCCGGGCACCGAGCTGCGGATGATGGCCGCCATCGTCGGGTCCAACGGCTTCGTCACGAACCAGGTGCTGCCCCCGCTGGGACCCGGCGCCGCCTCACCCGGCCTGCCGCCGCTGTCGCTCGAGGCGATCGCCGGAGCGCAATACGCGACGATCGGCACGGTGCTTTCCGTTCCCGGCGGCCCGCCGGACGCCCGCGTCGGCGTGAGCGCCGCGCCGAACCCGTTTCGCGACTCGACCCTGCTGCGCTTCGAGCTGCCGCACTCCGCGCGGGTGCGCGTGGACGTGCTGGACGTGAGCGGCCGCCGCGTGCGCGCGCTGGGACCCCGCCTTCTCGATGCGGGTGCGCACGCGATCCGCTGGGATGGCCGAGACGACGCCGGCCGGGACGCGGGCGCCGGGCTGTTCTTCGTGAGGATCCAGCTGCCCGGCGAGAGTCCCGTGGCGCGCATCGCCCGGCTGCGCTGA
- a CDS encoding ABC transporter ATP-binding protein has translation MTGDAAISIRGLARRFGALTAVDELTFDVRPGELFGLVGPDGAGKTTTLRMLAGVLPPSAGDALVFGASVARESERVKRDLAYMSQRFGLYGDLTVRENLDFYADLYEVPPSERAARLERLWRFSNLEPFANRLAGQLSGGMKQKLGLSCALVHEPRVLLLDEPTFGVDPVSRRDLWMIVHEMVARGVTAVVSTAYLDEAERFDRLALLNRGRVVALDAPEALQRTLTGRLFGFRAEPLRVARAAAEAVSGVRRAAVFGDWLHVTAAGDAPARVQAALLAAGCEVSEHRPIEPTLEDVFLDRVAGAEVSGTPS, from the coding sequence GTGACGGGGGATGCCGCGATCTCGATCCGCGGCCTCGCGCGCCGGTTCGGAGCACTGACCGCCGTGGACGAACTGACGTTCGACGTCCGCCCGGGCGAGTTGTTCGGGCTCGTCGGACCCGACGGCGCGGGCAAGACGACGACGCTGCGCATGCTCGCGGGGGTTCTGCCGCCGAGCGCCGGCGACGCGCTCGTCTTCGGGGCGAGCGTCGCGCGCGAGAGCGAGCGCGTGAAGCGCGACCTCGCGTACATGTCCCAGCGCTTCGGACTCTACGGCGACCTCACGGTGCGCGAGAACCTCGACTTCTACGCCGACCTCTACGAGGTGCCGCCGTCGGAGCGCGCCGCGCGGCTCGAACGACTGTGGCGATTCTCCAACCTGGAGCCGTTCGCGAATCGCCTGGCGGGACAGCTCTCCGGCGGCATGAAGCAGAAGCTGGGGCTTTCCTGCGCGCTGGTGCACGAACCGCGCGTGCTGCTGCTCGACGAGCCCACGTTCGGCGTGGATCCCGTTTCGCGCCGCGACCTGTGGATGATCGTCCACGAAATGGTCGCGCGCGGCGTCACCGCCGTCGTCAGCACCGCCTACCTGGACGAGGCCGAGCGCTTCGACCGCCTCGCGCTGCTGAACCGCGGGCGCGTCGTGGCGCTGGACGCCCCCGAAGCGCTGCAGAGGACCCTGACGGGACGGCTGTTCGGCTTCCGCGCCGAGCCCCTTCGGGTCGCGCGTGCGGCCGCCGAGGCCGTTTCCGGCGTGCGCCGGGCGGCGGTGTTCGGCGACTGGCTGCACGTCACGGCCGCCGGCGATGCGCCCGCGCGCGTCCAGGCCGCGCTGCTCGCCGCCGGCTGCGAGGTGAGCGAGCACCGTCCGATCGAGCCTACGCTGGAGGACGTCTTCCTGGACCGCGTCGCCGGGGCCGAGGTCTCGGGCACACCGTCGTGA
- a CDS encoding ABC transporter permease → MARKELIALRGDPKLLRLVLVAPILQVLVLGYAVSTDVRDTRMFVVDHDRTAASRALVESMTSSGYFRVAGRSDRPEDLVAALDHGRAVVGLQVSPGFAAALNRPGGATVQLLVDGTNSNIATVALGYAEQIVRRYGLTRAPTLRPPPVDLRERAWYNPALLSRVFNVPAVLGSILLLVCLLLTALAVVREREIGTLEQLMVSPITPAELIVGKTLPFAGVALLDMALITGIALLWFRVPFTGNFLLLLLATMLFLLSALGLGLLVSTVANTQQEAFLSTFMLFMPLMLLSGFMFPISSMPAGFQWLTWLNPLRHYLEIVRAVFLKAAGFEALWRPFAALALLGSAVVSLAASRFRKTVA, encoded by the coding sequence CTGGCGCGCAAGGAGCTGATCGCCCTGCGCGGCGATCCGAAGCTTCTGCGGCTGGTGCTGGTCGCGCCGATCCTGCAGGTGCTGGTCCTCGGTTACGCCGTCTCGACGGACGTGCGCGACACGCGCATGTTCGTGGTGGACCACGACCGCACCGCAGCGTCGCGCGCGCTGGTCGAGAGCATGACTTCGTCCGGATACTTCCGCGTCGCCGGGCGCTCGGACCGTCCGGAAGACCTGGTGGCGGCGCTCGACCACGGCCGCGCGGTGGTCGGACTCCAGGTTTCGCCCGGCTTCGCCGCGGCCCTGAATCGCCCCGGCGGCGCGACCGTGCAGCTTCTGGTGGACGGAACGAATTCGAACATCGCCACCGTCGCGCTCGGCTACGCCGAGCAGATCGTGCGCCGCTATGGCCTCACGCGGGCCCCGACCCTGCGCCCGCCACCGGTGGACCTTCGCGAGCGGGCCTGGTACAACCCCGCGCTGCTCTCGCGGGTCTTCAACGTTCCGGCCGTCCTCGGCTCGATCCTGCTGCTGGTGTGCCTGCTGCTGACCGCGCTGGCGGTCGTGCGCGAGCGGGAGATCGGCACGCTCGAGCAGCTCATGGTGAGCCCGATCACGCCCGCGGAACTGATCGTCGGCAAGACGTTGCCTTTCGCCGGCGTCGCCCTGCTCGACATGGCGCTCATCACGGGCATCGCGCTGTTGTGGTTTCGCGTGCCCTTCACCGGGAACTTCCTGCTCCTGCTGCTGGCGACGATGCTGTTCCTGCTGTCGGCGCTCGGGCTCGGATTGCTGGTCTCGACCGTCGCGAACACGCAGCAGGAGGCCTTCCTCTCGACCTTCATGCTCTTCATGCCGCTGATGCTGCTGTCGGGGTTCATGTTCCCGATCTCGAGCATGCCCGCGGGCTTTCAGTGGCTGACGTGGCTGAACCCGCTGCGCCACTACCTCGAAATCGTGCGGGCGGTGTTCCTCAAAGCCGCCGGCTTCGAGGCGCTGTGGCGGCCGTTCGCGGCGCTGGCGCTGCTCGGAAGCGCCGTCGTCTCCCTCGCCGCCTCGCGCTTCCGCAAGACGGTCGCCTGA
- a CDS encoding ABC transporter permease, with translation MAERAPASAAASAPARATFRFSRTRCGAIARKEWLQLRRDPRSLLLAFAMPVALLVLFGYAITWDVRDLAMVVVDQDQTARSRALVDAFTSSGYFRQVGRLASATELAGEFERGRARVAVVLPPGFAAGLGAPRPSPLQVIVDGSDANTATIALGYVRAVVQNWAGREGLPGAATPPAASVRSRVWYNEELASRNMIVPGLIAVIMSIIAAMLTSLTIAREWERGTMEQLVATPVSRFEVVGGKLLPYVAIGMVDLVVTSTLGVALFGVPFRGDVVLLLGLSLLFLIGALGLGLFVSAVARSQVLATQTAMAVTFLPAFLLSGFMFAIDVMPRPLQAVSLLVPARYFLVVTRGLFLKGVGVAVLWPQALFMLLFALAGVGLAVHAFRKELQR, from the coding sequence ATGGCTGAGCGCGCTCCTGCTTCCGCCGCGGCTTCCGCGCCGGCCCGCGCGACCTTCCGCTTCTCGCGCACGCGATGCGGCGCGATCGCGCGCAAGGAGTGGCTCCAGCTTCGCCGCGATCCGCGCAGCCTGCTGCTGGCGTTCGCGATGCCGGTGGCCCTGCTGGTGCTGTTCGGCTACGCGATCACGTGGGACGTGCGCGACCTCGCGATGGTCGTCGTGGACCAGGATCAGACCGCCCGCAGCCGCGCGCTGGTGGACGCGTTCACGTCCTCGGGATACTTCCGACAGGTCGGCCGACTCGCCAGCGCCACCGAACTCGCGGGCGAGTTCGAGCGCGGTCGCGCTCGCGTCGCCGTCGTCCTGCCACCCGGCTTCGCGGCCGGACTCGGCGCCCCACGGCCCTCCCCCCTGCAGGTGATCGTGGACGGCTCCGACGCCAACACCGCCACCATCGCACTCGGCTACGTGCGCGCCGTCGTGCAGAACTGGGCCGGCCGCGAGGGGCTGCCCGGCGCGGCCACGCCGCCCGCCGCCAGCGTCCGCAGCCGCGTCTGGTACAACGAGGAGCTGGCGAGCCGGAACATGATCGTGCCCGGGCTGATCGCGGTCATCATGTCCATCATCGCCGCGATGCTGACGTCGCTGACCATCGCCCGGGAATGGGAGCGGGGAACGATGGAGCAGTTGGTGGCGACGCCGGTCTCGCGGTTCGAGGTCGTGGGCGGCAAGCTCCTGCCCTACGTCGCCATCGGCATGGTGGACCTGGTCGTCACCTCGACCCTCGGCGTGGCCCTGTTCGGCGTGCCGTTTCGTGGCGACGTCGTGCTCCTGCTGGGGCTTTCGCTCCTGTTCCTGATCGGGGCGCTCGGCCTGGGACTGTTCGTCTCGGCGGTGGCCCGCTCGCAGGTGCTCGCGACGCAGACGGCCATGGCGGTCACCTTCCTGCCGGCGTTCCTGCTCTCGGGGTTCATGTTCGCCATCGACGTCATGCCGCGTCCTCTGCAGGCGGTCAGCCTGCTCGTTCCGGCCCGCTACTTCCTGGTCGTCACCCGGGGCCTGTTCCTCAAGGGCGTCGGCGTCGCGGTCCTGTGGCCGCAGGCGCTGTTCATGCTGCTGTTCGCGCTCGCCGGCGTCGGCCTCGCCGTGCACGCGTTCCGCAAGGAACTGCAGCGGTGA